One window from the genome of Cyclobacterium amurskyense encodes:
- a CDS encoding phytoene/squalene synthase family protein encodes MKDAKQLFDDTALECSKLITQRYSTSFTLGIRTLCKKLHMPIYGIYGFVRYADEIVDTFHDKDKKSLLDNFREDTYKAINEGISMNPVLHAFQLIVNKYHIERELIDAFLNSMAMDLDFATYNDSKYKEYIYGSAEVVGLMCLRVFCEGDKKSYEHLKYAACKLGSAFQKVNFLRDLKSDYEDRGRVYFPGVDFKSFDSKTKSEIEMDIKQDFDEALIGINQLPKGAKLGVKIAYLYYLKLFYKIKSLPPEIITQRRIRIPNTRKFALLISTYFGFKVGWN; translated from the coding sequence ATGAAGGACGCTAAGCAACTTTTTGATGATACTGCCCTAGAGTGTAGTAAGTTAATTACACAACGTTACAGCACCTCATTTACGCTAGGAATCAGAACCCTGTGTAAAAAATTACACATGCCAATTTATGGTATTTATGGATTTGTTCGCTATGCTGATGAAATCGTAGATACTTTTCATGATAAGGACAAAAAAAGTTTGTTGGATAACTTTAGGGAAGACACCTATAAGGCTATCAACGAAGGTATAAGCATGAACCCCGTTTTGCATGCCTTTCAGTTAATTGTAAACAAATACCATATAGAAAGAGAGCTCATAGATGCTTTTCTTAACAGCATGGCAATGGACCTTGATTTTGCTACTTATAATGACTCTAAATACAAAGAATACATATACGGGTCAGCGGAGGTAGTTGGGTTAATGTGCTTGAGGGTATTTTGTGAAGGGGACAAGAAAAGCTATGAACACCTAAAGTACGCTGCCTGCAAATTGGGATCAGCTTTTCAAAAGGTAAATTTCCTGAGGGATTTGAAGAGTGATTATGAGGATAGAGGCAGGGTGTATTTTCCAGGAGTTGATTTTAAAAGTTTTGACAGCAAGACAAAATCGGAAATAGAAATGGACATTAAACAAGATTTTGATGAAGCACTGATAGGCATAAATCAATTGCCTAAAGGAGCTAAGCTAGGTGTTAAAATTGCTTATCTCTATTATTTGAAGTTGTTTTATAAGATCAAATCACTGCCTCCTGAAATAATAACTCAAAGGAGAATCAGGATACCGAATACAAGAAAGTTTGCCCTTTTAATTAGTACTTATTTTGGCTTCAAAGTAGGTTGGAATTAA
- a CDS encoding phytoene desaturase family protein translates to MGSKEVIVIGSGFSGLSSATHLAAEGFKVTILEKNEVFGGRARKFTSNGFTFDMGPSWYWMPDVFDRYFRNFGKKTSDYYELIRLDPSYAVFFGENDIMNIPANLDEFKLALENLEPGVSEKLDEFLEQAAFKYQRGIYDLVHRPSLSLMEFADLKLFRDVLRMDIFQSMSSHIRKYFKNDKIIRLMEFPVLFLGETAQNIPALYSLMNYADIALGTWYPKGGMHKIIEGMVSLAEEQGVVLRNNAEVVKITAAEGKAKSVQLANGEELQFDVLVASADYHHVDKHLLDPKYSNYSDKYWDKRVLAPSSLLFYLGVNKRLKNLLHHNLFFDEPLEPHADAIYSNPRWPEKPLFYVSVPSVTDPSVAPEGMENLFLLIPLAPDLEDNEATRRKYFGLIMDRLEKHTGQDIRTHIIYNRSYAHSDFKKDYHAFKGNAYGLANTLKQTAILKPSLRNKKLTNLYYTGQLTVPGPGVPPSLISGEVVAKEISKQLRG, encoded by the coding sequence ATGGGATCAAAAGAAGTAATTGTAATAGGGTCAGGGTTTTCGGGGCTTTCCTCTGCCACACATCTTGCAGCAGAAGGATTTAAGGTGACCATTTTGGAGAAAAACGAGGTTTTTGGAGGAAGGGCAAGAAAGTTTACTTCAAATGGTTTCACCTTTGATATGGGGCCTAGCTGGTACTGGATGCCGGATGTTTTTGACAGGTATTTTAGGAATTTTGGTAAAAAAACATCTGATTACTATGAGCTGATTCGCCTTGATCCCTCCTACGCGGTGTTTTTCGGCGAAAATGATATAATGAATATCCCTGCTAATTTGGATGAATTCAAGTTGGCACTTGAAAATTTGGAGCCTGGTGTGTCTGAAAAACTAGATGAGTTTTTGGAACAAGCGGCTTTTAAATACCAAAGAGGGATTTATGATTTGGTACATCGTCCCAGTTTGTCATTGATGGAATTTGCAGATCTAAAGTTGTTTAGAGATGTTTTAAGAATGGATATATTTCAGTCCATGTCCAGTCATATTCGGAAATACTTTAAGAATGATAAAATCATTCGTTTAATGGAGTTTCCGGTTTTATTTCTAGGAGAAACTGCCCAAAATATTCCTGCTCTATATAGTTTGATGAACTATGCAGATATCGCATTGGGTACTTGGTATCCCAAAGGAGGAATGCATAAAATTATTGAAGGCATGGTTTCTCTTGCCGAGGAGCAAGGTGTGGTACTTAGAAACAATGCTGAGGTAGTGAAAATTACCGCAGCTGAAGGCAAGGCAAAGTCGGTTCAACTTGCCAATGGTGAAGAATTGCAATTTGACGTGTTGGTGGCAAGTGCTGATTATCACCATGTCGATAAGCATTTACTTGATCCAAAATACAGTAATTATAGTGATAAATACTGGGACAAACGGGTTTTAGCTCCTTCTTCTCTTTTGTTTTATTTGGGAGTAAATAAACGTTTAAAAAACCTTCTTCACCACAACTTGTTTTTTGATGAACCACTAGAGCCTCATGCAGATGCCATTTATAGTAATCCAAGATGGCCTGAAAAACCTTTGTTCTACGTTTCTGTACCTTCCGTTACAGACCCTAGTGTAGCACCGGAAGGAATGGAGAATTTGTTTTTATTAATTCCTTTAGCGCCAGATTTGGAGGACAATGAAGCCACTAGGCGAAAATATTTTGGATTGATTATGGACAGGTTGGAAAAGCATACAGGTCAGGATATTAGAACTCATATCATTTATAATCGGTCCTATGCGCACAGTGATTTCAAGAAAGATTATCATGCTTTTAAAGGAAATGCCTATGGATTGGCAAATACTTTGAAGCAAACGGCAATTTTAAAGCCATCTCTTAGGAATAAAAAATTAACTAACCTATATTATACAGGTCAGTTGACTGTTCCTGGGCCTGGAGTTCCTCCTTCTTTAATTTCTGGAGAGGTAGTAGCAAAAGAAATTTCAAAGCAATTACGAGGTTAA
- a CDS encoding RNA polymerase sigma factor, which translates to MTTLEFSYSLTKLSTSLKPFALKLTRDMDDANDLLQDTMVKAFTNKDKFTDGTNLKAWLYTIMKNTFITNYQRMIRRGTFVDTTENLHFLNSGSAVIENGVFGDFTMKDITKAIDKLDEVYKSPFLMHYRGFKYHEIAIKLNIPIGTVKNRIHIARKILKDDLKVYTTIN; encoded by the coding sequence ATGACAACTTTAGAATTTAGTTATTCGCTCACAAAGCTCAGTACATCCTTAAAGCCATTTGCATTGAAACTTACCAGAGATATGGATGATGCAAATGATTTGTTACAGGATACGATGGTGAAAGCCTTTACCAACAAGGATAAGTTTACTGATGGTACCAATTTGAAAGCTTGGTTGTATACCATAATGAAGAATACTTTTATAACCAATTACCAAAGGATGATTAGGAGAGGGACCTTTGTAGATACTACTGAAAACCTTCATTTCCTTAATTCCGGATCAGCTGTAATTGAGAATGGGGTGTTTGGAGATTTTACAATGAAAGACATTACCAAAGCCATTGATAAATTGGATGAGGTTTATAAGTCTCCATTTTTGATGCATTACAGAGGTTTTAAGTATCATGAAATAGCGATTAAACTAAATATACCCATAGGAACCGTAAAAAACAGAATACATATTGCAAGGAAAATTTTAAAAGACGATCTTAAGGTTTATACCACCATCAACTAA
- a CDS encoding dipeptidase, translated as MFTIDAHLDLSMNALEWNRDLTQPVEEINAREKGMTDKTDRGNATVSLPTLRKGEIGLVVATQIARYVAPDNPLPGWNSPEQAWAQTQGQLAWYEAMEAKGEMVQIRDKKALNDHVALWMNGEPNDKKPIGYILSLEGADSIVDLSYLDKSYEKGLRALGPAHYGPGRYAQGTDASGPLGKNGRALLKEMERLNIILDATHLCDVCFWEALDHFNGSVWASHNNCRALVDHNRQFSDEMIKALVDRGAVIGGALDAWMMVPNWIRGTSLPKEMDCDLEKVIDHMDHICQIAGNANHIGIGTDLDGAYGREQSPYDLETIADLRRIPGMLQKRGYSEADIEKVMHKNWLRFLNEAWS; from the coding sequence ATGTTTACAATAGATGCCCATTTAGATTTAAGCATGAATGCGCTTGAATGGAACAGGGACCTTACGCAACCTGTAGAGGAGATAAATGCTAGGGAAAAAGGGATGACCGATAAAACCGATCGGGGGAATGCTACGGTTTCTTTGCCTACCTTAAGAAAAGGTGAAATAGGATTGGTAGTAGCAACTCAGATAGCGCGATACGTGGCTCCTGATAATCCGCTTCCTGGTTGGAACAGTCCTGAGCAAGCCTGGGCTCAAACTCAAGGGCAGCTTGCCTGGTATGAAGCCATGGAGGCCAAAGGTGAAATGGTTCAAATCAGAGATAAAAAAGCTTTGAACGATCACGTGGCTCTTTGGATGAATGGAGAGCCAAATGATAAAAAACCTATTGGTTATATTCTGTCACTTGAAGGAGCTGATTCAATAGTGGATCTGAGTTATCTTGATAAATCCTATGAAAAGGGTTTAAGGGCTTTAGGTCCGGCGCATTATGGACCTGGTAGATATGCTCAAGGTACGGATGCTTCTGGTCCATTGGGTAAAAATGGCCGTGCCTTATTAAAGGAGATGGAAAGGCTTAATATAATCTTAGACGCTACTCATTTGTGTGATGTGTGTTTTTGGGAAGCCTTGGACCACTTCAATGGCTCAGTTTGGGCTAGCCATAATAATTGCAGGGCGTTGGTAGATCATAATAGGCAGTTTAGTGACGAGATGATCAAGGCCTTGGTAGATAGGGGTGCGGTGATTGGTGGCGCATTGGATGCTTGGATGATGGTTCCTAATTGGATAAGAGGTACCTCTTTACCTAAAGAGATGGATTGTGACTTGGAAAAAGTCATAGACCATATGGATCATATCTGCCAAATAGCAGGAAACGCCAATCATATCGGAATCGGTACAGACTTGGATGGGGCCTATGGAAGAGAGCAAAGTCCTTATGACCTCGAAACAATTGCAGATTTAAGGAGGATTCCTGGAATGTTGCAAAAAAGAGGTTATTCTGAAGCTGATATTGAGAAAGTGATGCATAAAAACTGGCTTAGATTTCTAAATGAAGCTTGGTCATAA
- a CDS encoding D-TA family PLP-dependent enzyme has product MNDKWYQLNHPEKIDSPALLVYLDRAKENIQKVIKEVGTPDRLRPHIKTNKSAEACKLMMDAGIKAFKGATIAEIELLASIGVKDILLAYQPVGPKVDRFLALVSDYPDVKFHCLLDHINAAEALNEKALASNNKIGVYIDLNAGTNRTGVVPGKAAVDLFEQIYQLESLQITGFHLYDGHLRNPDLKLREIACDEGFAPISQMREELENKHKLTLDIIAGGTTTFPFHSKREHITCAPGTFIYWDEGYASGLPEQSFLYAALVLCRVISLPTSSYVCVDLGYKAIASENPLAERVKFLNAPNLVPVSHSEEHLVLEAGEGHAYKIGDVLYGVPIHICPTVASYQEAIVIQKGDQIDTWRTVARERRITF; this is encoded by the coding sequence ATGAATGACAAATGGTATCAATTGAACCATCCTGAAAAAATAGATAGTCCGGCACTGCTGGTGTATTTAGACAGGGCAAAAGAAAATATTCAAAAAGTCATCAAAGAGGTAGGGACACCTGACCGATTGAGGCCACATATAAAGACCAATAAATCCGCTGAGGCTTGTAAATTAATGATGGATGCCGGAATTAAGGCCTTCAAGGGAGCAACCATTGCGGAAATTGAATTACTTGCATCTATAGGTGTAAAAGATATTCTTCTGGCCTATCAGCCTGTAGGGCCTAAAGTAGATCGGTTTTTGGCTTTGGTTTCAGATTATCCAGATGTAAAATTCCATTGTCTATTAGATCATATTAATGCAGCTGAAGCTTTGAATGAAAAAGCATTGGCTAGCAATAATAAAATAGGGGTATATATCGATTTAAATGCAGGAACGAACCGAACAGGAGTAGTTCCGGGAAAGGCGGCTGTAGATTTATTTGAACAAATCTATCAATTGGAAAGCTTGCAAATTACTGGGTTTCATCTTTATGATGGGCATTTAAGAAATCCTGATCTAAAGCTCAGAGAAATAGCTTGTGACGAAGGTTTTGCGCCTATTTCTCAAATGAGGGAAGAGTTAGAAAATAAACACAAGTTGACACTTGATATTATAGCTGGAGGAACGACTACCTTCCCTTTTCATTCCAAAAGGGAACACATTACTTGTGCTCCTGGTACGTTTATTTATTGGGATGAGGGTTATGCAAGTGGACTTCCAGAGCAGTCTTTTTTATATGCAGCATTGGTATTGTGTAGGGTGATATCTTTGCCTACTTCCTCATATGTTTGCGTTGATCTAGGCTATAAAGCCATTGCTTCTGAAAATCCACTAGCTGAACGGGTGAAATTTTTAAATGCACCCAATTTAGTACCTGTGAGCCATAGTGAAGAGCATTTGGTCTTGGAGGCAGGAGAAGGACATGCCTATAAAATAGGTGATGTTTTGTATGGTGTTCCAATTCATATTTGCCCAACAGTTGCTTCTTATCAAGAGGCGATAGTAATTCAAAAAGGAGATCAAATTGATACCTGGCGTACTGTAGCGAGGGAAAGGAGGATTACTTTTTGA
- a CDS encoding RidA family protein, with amino-acid sequence MSAEAKIKELGLVLPPAPPPGGVYRPIVITGNLLFLSGHGPVLENGDMIRGKIGIDLNKEEGKAAARQVGLTMLSTLQTQLGSLNKIKRVVKVLGMVNCALDFEEHPFVINGCSELFAEVWGEENGLGSRSAVGFGSLPGNISVEIEATFEINQ; translated from the coding sequence ATGTCAGCTGAAGCAAAAATTAAAGAGTTAGGATTAGTGTTGCCACCTGCACCACCTCCAGGAGGTGTTTATCGTCCTATTGTAATCACTGGTAATTTATTGTTTCTTTCAGGTCATGGTCCTGTTTTGGAAAATGGAGACATGATAAGAGGGAAAATTGGAATTGACCTTAACAAAGAAGAGGGTAAAGCTGCTGCCAGACAAGTTGGATTAACGATGTTGTCCACCCTACAGACCCAATTAGGGAGTTTAAATAAAATTAAAAGAGTGGTGAAGGTCTTAGGCATGGTGAATTGTGCTTTGGATTTTGAAGAACATCCATTTGTTATCAATGGTTGTAGTGAATTGTTTGCAGAGGTATGGGGAGAAGAAAATGGCTTGGGCTCAAGAAGTGCTGTCGGATTTGGTTCTTTACCTGGTAACATATCAGTGGAAATAGAAGCAACATTTGAAATAAATCAATAA
- a CDS encoding gluconate:H+ symporter yields the protein MTFIIVATSIVLLVALIVWIKVEPFIAFLITSILAGLLLGIPLTDISGSIQSGIGNLMGALVIVIVLGAMLGKIVADSGAAQRIAQFLMNGFGEKYVNWAIALTAFIVGIPLFFNVGFVLLVPLVFAVAYQYKIPVMLLGIPMLAALSITHGLLPPHPAPVALVAQFGANIGTTLIYGFIIGVPIIILGGPLLGRLPYLRRMKITPLEVFNVKPKAESELPGLVNSLFTALLPVFLLIVLSLVGLRMNEDSPGYGFITFLGDPNIVMLISLIWATISLGIMRGIRIADIMNRYASAVKEIALILLIIAGAGAFKEVLVDSGVSGEIGASLQKLAINPLLLGWLIAAVIRISVGSATVAALTAAGIIAPLVASGIGDPNLMVLAIGSGSLIFSHVNDGGFWLVKEYFNLSIKQTFLSWTLLETVLSILGLIGVLILDLFI from the coding sequence ATGACTTTTATAATTGTTGCCACAAGTATCGTACTCTTGGTCGCATTGATTGTTTGGATCAAGGTTGAACCATTTATTGCCTTTTTGATCACCTCTATTCTCGCGGGATTATTACTGGGGATACCATTAACTGATATTTCCGGATCTATTCAATCAGGTATAGGGAACCTGATGGGAGCATTGGTGATAGTAATTGTCCTTGGGGCAATGCTGGGGAAGATTGTAGCGGATAGTGGGGCTGCCCAGCGAATCGCTCAATTTCTTATGAATGGTTTCGGTGAAAAATATGTCAACTGGGCCATTGCGCTTACTGCTTTTATCGTAGGCATTCCTTTGTTTTTCAATGTTGGGTTTGTATTGTTGGTGCCATTGGTCTTTGCAGTTGCCTATCAGTACAAAATTCCTGTGATGCTTCTTGGGATTCCAATGCTTGCTGCTTTGTCAATCACCCATGGTCTGCTTCCTCCTCACCCTGCTCCGGTAGCGTTAGTCGCTCAGTTTGGCGCTAATATAGGGACTACACTTATTTATGGTTTTATCATAGGTGTGCCTATAATTATTTTAGGTGGGCCTTTATTAGGTAGGCTACCTTACTTGCGTCGCATGAAAATCACTCCCTTGGAAGTGTTTAATGTGAAACCTAAAGCCGAAAGTGAACTTCCTGGTCTCGTTAATAGCCTTTTTACCGCACTTCTTCCAGTTTTTTTATTGATTGTTTTGTCCTTGGTAGGATTGAGAATGAATGAAGATAGCCCTGGCTATGGTTTTATCACCTTCTTGGGTGATCCTAATATTGTCATGTTGATTTCCCTTATTTGGGCGACAATTAGTCTTGGGATAATGAGAGGTATACGTATTGCTGATATCATGAATAGGTATGCTTCGGCAGTGAAAGAAATAGCGCTTATTTTACTAATAATTGCAGGCGCAGGTGCATTCAAAGAAGTCTTGGTTGACAGTGGTGTTAGCGGAGAAATAGGAGCCTCCTTGCAGAAATTGGCAATTAACCCGCTTCTTTTAGGCTGGTTAATAGCTGCAGTAATTCGGATTTCAGTTGGTTCTGCTACGGTTGCGGCACTTACTGCTGCCGGAATAATCGCTCCTTTGGTTGCCTCAGGTATTGGAGATCCTAACCTAATGGTTTTGGCTATAGGAAGTGGAAGTTTGATTTTTTCCCATGTAAATGATGGAGGATTTTGGCTCGTAAAAGAATATTTTAACTTAAGTATAAAACAAACCTTTCTCTCATGGACTTTACTTGAAACCGTTTTGTCTATTTTGGGGCTTATAGGGGTTTTAATTCTGGATTTATTTATTTAA
- a CDS encoding MFS transporter, giving the protein MKHSKLILPVIVISQFCCTSLWFAGNGVINDLVTDFGLDDSALGHLTSAVQFGFIIGTLVFAILTIADRFSPSMVFLISALLASLLNLGVIWEANSLMSLLSLRFFTGFFLAGIYPVGMKLATDYYEKGLGKSLGFLVGALVIGTAFPHLLKEMTGDYPWKFVLIATSLLSVVGGLMMMIMVPDGPFRKSSQKIELSAFLNIFQNRSFRSVSFGYFGHMWELYAFWAFVPYMLSKYSLEHSKVLFNVPLLSFLIIGLGGLACVLSGYLGQAAGTKKVAIVCLLLSSVCCVLSPLVFYSESGVVFVGFLLFWGLVVIADSPLLSTLVAQNASAEIKGTALTIVNSLGFSISIISIQLITFLMELTDSNAIYTILAAGPILGLLSLRRLKSSVSLSF; this is encoded by the coding sequence GTGAAACATTCGAAATTAATTCTTCCAGTAATTGTAATTTCTCAGTTCTGTTGTACCTCACTTTGGTTTGCAGGGAATGGAGTAATCAATGATTTAGTCACCGACTTTGGTCTTGACGACAGTGCTCTGGGGCACCTGACTTCGGCAGTGCAATTTGGATTTATAATTGGAACATTGGTTTTTGCTATATTAACTATTGCGGACCGGTTTTCTCCGTCTATGGTGTTTTTGATCTCTGCTCTACTCGCTTCTCTTCTCAATTTAGGGGTTATCTGGGAAGCCAATAGCTTAATGAGTTTACTTTCACTGCGTTTTTTTACTGGGTTTTTTCTGGCAGGTATTTACCCTGTAGGGATGAAATTAGCCACAGACTACTATGAGAAAGGGCTCGGTAAGTCCCTTGGTTTCTTAGTAGGTGCGTTGGTTATTGGTACGGCATTTCCTCATTTACTTAAAGAAATGACTGGGGACTATCCATGGAAATTTGTTTTGATTGCTACTTCTTTACTAAGCGTAGTAGGTGGTCTAATGATGATGATCATGGTGCCTGATGGGCCTTTTCGAAAATCAAGCCAAAAAATAGAACTTTCGGCTTTCTTAAATATCTTTCAAAACCGGTCATTTCGGTCTGTATCATTTGGCTATTTTGGGCATATGTGGGAGTTGTACGCTTTTTGGGCCTTTGTGCCCTATATGCTGAGCAAATACAGCTTAGAACATTCTAAAGTTCTTTTCAATGTCCCTCTATTGTCATTTCTTATCATTGGATTGGGTGGGTTGGCCTGCGTACTAAGTGGCTATCTAGGTCAGGCAGCAGGTACTAAAAAGGTTGCCATTGTATGCTTGCTCCTTTCAAGCGTTTGTTGTGTTCTGTCTCCATTAGTGTTTTACAGTGAATCTGGGGTAGTATTTGTTGGCTTCTTGCTTTTTTGGGGTTTGGTTGTCATTGCAGATTCTCCTTTATTATCCACACTCGTAGCGCAAAATGCTTCAGCAGAAATTAAAGGTACAGCACTTACTATCGTAAATAGCCTTGGGTTTTCAATTTCCATAATAAGTATTCAATTGATCACTTTCCTAATGGAGTTGACTGATTCAAATGCTATCTATACCATTTTGGCAGCAGGTCCAATATTGGGGCTACTTTCCTTGAGAAGATTAAAAAGTAGTGTTTCTTTAAGTTTTTAG
- a CDS encoding sulfatase-like hydrolase/transferase codes for MMRNILLVLLTTLLIFSCADKKTSTKLRPNIVLIMADDLGYGDLSCYGNEMIQTPNLDFLASQGVKFTDFHSNGAVCSPTRAALMTGKYQQRTGVEGVVTAKSHRDVGLSLSEITMAEELKKHGYSTGMFGKWHLGYDKAFNPTLQGFDEFVGFVSGNVDYHGHIDQEGYLDWWKGVEIENEEGYSTDLITDYGVKYIQENDPEKTGNPFFLYVPHEAPHSPYQRRIDKVLREVGIAGTQAVMEDSIATIYKEMVEVMDEGVGRIIESLKEIGQYENTILVFVSDNGANHFGNNGGLKGFKASAYEGGSRVPAIFSYPDAIKGGNVNDQVVLSMDLLPTFLDFIDQKPTEIIDGQSIKDNLLHQTNLPERDVFFAYGKKSFIRSGDWKLICTENKNGKNLELYNLANDINERNDMSSDRSDMVSLLLEKLEAWEKEVREGVIMVAG; via the coding sequence ATGATGAGGAATATACTACTTGTATTACTGACAACACTCTTGATATTTTCCTGTGCTGATAAAAAAACATCCACCAAACTAAGACCAAACATAGTGCTGATAATGGCCGATGATTTAGGTTATGGAGATCTCTCATGTTATGGAAATGAGATGATACAGACACCAAATCTGGATTTTCTGGCATCCCAAGGAGTTAAATTTACGGATTTCCATTCCAACGGGGCGGTATGTAGTCCTACTCGAGCGGCTTTAATGACTGGAAAATACCAGCAGCGTACTGGAGTTGAGGGAGTTGTTACAGCTAAAAGTCATAGGGATGTTGGTTTAAGTCTTAGTGAAATCACTATGGCTGAAGAACTAAAGAAACATGGGTACAGTACAGGCATGTTTGGAAAATGGCATTTGGGCTATGACAAAGCATTCAATCCTACTTTGCAGGGATTTGACGAGTTTGTAGGTTTCGTAAGTGGGAATGTTGATTACCATGGACATATTGATCAGGAAGGTTACTTGGATTGGTGGAAAGGAGTGGAAATTGAAAATGAAGAAGGGTATTCTACTGATTTGATCACAGATTACGGGGTAAAATACATACAAGAGAATGATCCTGAAAAGACAGGTAATCCCTTTTTTCTTTATGTCCCGCATGAAGCGCCACACTCTCCATATCAAAGGCGCATAGACAAGGTTTTAAGGGAAGTTGGTATAGCAGGAACTCAAGCTGTAATGGAGGACAGTATAGCGACCATCTATAAAGAAATGGTTGAAGTCATGGATGAGGGTGTCGGAAGAATAATCGAGTCCCTTAAAGAGATTGGACAGTATGAAAACACAATTTTAGTTTTCGTTTCAGACAATGGGGCAAATCATTTTGGAAATAATGGTGGTTTAAAAGGCTTTAAAGCCAGTGCTTACGAAGGAGGTAGCCGTGTTCCTGCCATTTTCAGTTATCCAGATGCCATCAAAGGAGGAAATGTGAATGATCAGGTTGTTCTCAGCATGGATTTGCTGCCGACCTTCTTGGATTTTATTGATCAGAAACCTACTGAAATTATTGATGGTCAAAGTATAAAGGACAATTTGTTGCATCAAACTAACTTGCCAGAACGGGATGTGTTTTTTGCATATGGCAAAAAAAGTTTTATCAGAAGTGGGGATTGGAAATTAATATGTACGGAAAATAAAAATGGTAAAAACCTCGAGCTTTATAATTTGGCAAATGACATAAATGAGAGGAATGACATGAGTTCAGATAGGTCTGATATGGTTAGTTTATTATTGGAAAAACTTGAGGCTTGGGAAAAAGAAGTTAGAGAAGGTGTGATTATGGTCGCTGGATAG
- a CDS encoding DUF6515 family protein, with amino-acid sequence MKNFVKISCVLAFLFFFVNGQNVDAQSSRKNKKVLVIKKDNRRVPSKRVVYRKPVKKVVSIRILPNRTTIVHRGINYYYSGNRFYTYSGGRYIVITPKIGFRIKTLPVGYVRLRHLNRDYFWYNGIFYINVGNAYEVVEPELGTVIYELPHDAERVEIDGYSYYEFSNVVYEKIQLNGERAYEVVGFIEQ; translated from the coding sequence ATGAAAAATTTTGTTAAAATAAGCTGCGTTTTGGCCTTTCTATTCTTTTTTGTAAATGGTCAAAATGTGGATGCACAAAGCTCAAGAAAAAATAAGAAAGTCCTTGTCATTAAGAAAGATAACCGAAGGGTTCCGAGCAAAAGAGTAGTCTACAGAAAACCTGTAAAGAAAGTGGTGAGCATTAGGATATTGCCAAATAGAACAACGATCGTTCATAGAGGAATAAACTACTATTACTCAGGTAATCGCTTCTATACATATTCAGGTGGTAGGTACATAGTGATCACACCTAAAATAGGATTTAGAATAAAAACATTGCCGGTAGGTTATGTCAGGTTAAGACATTTAAACAGGGACTATTTCTGGTATAACGGTATATTTTACATCAATGTAGGCAATGCTTATGAAGTAGTAGAGCCTGAGCTAGGAACTGTTATTTATGAACTTCCGCATGATGCAGAGCGGGTTGAAATTGATGGCTATTCCTATTATGAATTTTCAAATGTGGTTTATGAAAAAATTCAATTGAATGGTGAAAGGGCCTATGAGGTTGTTGGGTTTATAGAGCAGTAA